Sequence from the Ziziphus jujuba cultivar Dongzao chromosome 9, ASM3175591v1 genome:
GGCCGAGAAAAGAAATGGGGATTTTGAGTGGTAGAAAGTTAATCagaagttggaaaattttgtcAGGCTCCAATGTCATCAGAGAATTTGTCTTCGGAGCTTGGGTCAAAACGCCTAATAAAGAAGCATGAGTTTGTAAGGTTAATAATTCAATCCCTATACTCATTAGGCTACGGAAAGTCCGCTTCATCTTTGGAGGTAGAGTCTGGTGTTACATACAAATCAGATGACTTAGAATTGATGGAATCTCAGATACTAAGTGGGAATTGGGATGGTTGTATCCGTACCCTTGATAGGTTCAAGAATTTGATGGACGAAACAAGAGCTTCAGCTATGTTTCTGATATTCAAGCAGTGTATTTTGGAGTGCTTGAGTCATGGGGATGACTCATTAGCTTTGTCTGTTTTGCGAAAACAGGTTTCTTCTTTAAAGGTGGACAGAGATGAGGTTCACAACCTTGCTCATTGTATTCTTTATATGAAGGAGCTGGAGCTGGGCAAGACAGATGATAATGTTGCTTGCGAATGGCGTAAAAAGTTGTTGAAAGAGTTGGAAAAATTGCTACCTCCACCATTTGTCTTGCCCGAAAGAAGGTTGGAACGTTTGGTTGAAAGTGCTGTTTTGGCTCAAATTGATTCCTGTATGTATCACAATTCGTCAGATGCAGTTTCACTTTTTGTGGATCATATATGTGGTAGAGATGAAATCCCTACAGAGACTGTTCAGGTGTGCTTTACTGGTGATACTGCTtgatagataatatatatatataatattttttttttttttggttgttgaacTGTCTTCTTGCTTGTAAGGTGCACATTTGgatcataaaatttcattggCAAACTTATGCCATTTAACTGTCAGGTGAAAATTGAATGTAGGGACAAATCATTCTACATAATAGAGTAGTGACTTTATGTACTACTTATGTCAGATTGTTGAATTTGATGTTCTTCAATTTGAGGGTTCATTATTaggatataaaaaatttataatgtacTTGAATATATAAATGCTTTACTATGATGAAAGAAGCAAGAGTCATGTAACATTGTAAAAGACTGTTGCATGAACAATGTTATCAAAAGCTATCAGTTTGTTGTATAAATATTGTTGTTCTTCAGTCTATTGATCATTAACATAGTAGCTGTTTCATGTGTTTTGTTTTTGAGTATTTAATCTGTTTGTTTTAgggaaattaaatattaattgaataCATTTCCACTTTGAAGTGTTATTTGACAATGGCAATGCAAATATTCTTGAAGCTTCTTTCCTTGCCTAGATAATTGAGtgacaaattaattattctaaacCACCTTtctataattaaaacatatatatatacatatataattttttccctttttcaaaATCCTGTGGTTTATACATGACAATTAGCTTTATGTGAATGCTATGGGATTTTACTTTTTCCTGTGGTTCCCAACTGCTAGTGGTATCACCATAGCAAATAATTTGATATGCACTTTCTCAGGTTAATTGTATACCATAAACAACTTCCCTAGTAAAAATTGTTCTTGTGCAGAATTCAGAAGCAGATATTATGGAATCAAAATGATttgtatgtgttggttaccagTCAATAATTGTTCCAGGAGACCAGTTTCATCTGCTTGTAGTGAAAAGTCATTATATGAGTGGTGGATTAACTCTCAGATCTTGAAAGCCCTTGTTAATATTTTCTTGAACCATCAGCCCTTTCTCCCCAAAAGAAGGAGCCATCAATCCAATGGCTCCCCCACCAGTAAACTGTTTTGTCTTTTCTTCTTCCCTATCTACATGGGGTATGCAATATGACCATCCTCTTTACCTTTTAATCGATGTCGTATTTGTAATGGCCCTCAAAATTGCAAGAGACTCTTTAGTTTGGATAATTCATAGAAACATCATTAGTACTATCTattttttacaattataattaaaaaaataaataaaaagaaatagaaccAAGAAGTAAGTATAATCGCAGATAACTTTCTATGAAGAAAAAGTTAATCACAATGATCTTGACAGCATGTGGAGGTTTTTTTATTGATTGCAAGTTCTGTTATGTGATGCATTGAATATTTCGACATCAACTTGTCATTAATGCAGATTTTGACTGAGCATATAAACGAAGTTTGGTTTGTTCAATTTTCTAACAATGGGGATTACTTGGCCTCTTCTTCAAGTGATTGCACAGCGATCATATGGAAGGTACCATTTGGATTGTCTCTTATGCATTAAATTGTTTGTTGAATGTTACTTTTACATTGAAAATGTCACTCATGAAAGTTACCACATCAAAAAGAGTGATTCTAGGTATTGGACTTTGGTTAAAGCTGTAGTCGTCAGGCACAGGAAAACATTTAGAGGACTGGTATAAAACAGAAATTAGGATCTGTAACAAGATTGTGAACTTGTTGACTTGTTGAACACTTGAAGAGAGTTTGTGAGGAAACTGATATGTTAAATCCCCTCTAATCTACTCTTTGTTTTTATACCAAATGTATGCCTGTCTTAAATTCTAAAGTGAATGTAGGTTTTTGGTCCTCTACTCTTATCTTTTCAATTATGGTTCCTCAAAATTGGTAGGTGACAAATGAAAGTGTGTGCACCTTTTTAGTGTTTGGTTCGCACTGGCTGCATTCATCTTGTGTTTCCTTGTGATTTTGAGAGGATTAACAAGTATTCTTGAGAAATATGAATTAGATACTTGTTTTGGCAATGATAGTTGATTCTTTATGATCCTTTGTCCATACTGTAAAACTTCTGCACAACAGACAGCCCACATTCTTTTGatcattgttttttctttactgGACTATGAAATTGCTCACTATAAATTGTCAGTTTGAGTATGTTTCTACTTTTTTTCATTGCATCCAAGTAAAATTACTTCATGGATTAAGTTCATTTTTGGTCTATACTTGGAATTTATAAGTTAATAGGagttttttaacttttgttttcttctgtGATTGAACATTGAACAAATTGGGGTGATTAAGCATTTTGATTTTACTTCTGCCATTCCCTTGCTAGGTGCTGGACAATGGTACTTTGAGACTAAAACACACTCTACGGAGCCATCAAAATCCAGTGTCTTTTGTAGCATGGAGCCCTGATGACACGATGTTGCTCACATGCGGAAATGGGGAGGTTCTGAAGTTATGGGATGTGAATACAGGTACACTGAAGCACACATTTGAGGATCTTGGCTTCGTTGTCAGCTCTTGTGCTTGGTTTCCAGACTCAAAACGGCTTGTATGTGGCAGTTCTCACCCTGAAAAAGGCATCTCCATGTGCAACTGCGATGGGAAGGAGATAAAAGCATGGAGAGGGACGAGGATGCCCAAAATTTTGGATCTTGCTGTGACACCCGATGGAGAAAATCTTATCAGCATATTCTCAGATAAAGAAATCCACATTTTAAACATAGGAACTAATGCTGAGCGGGTCATCTCTGAGGGGCACTCTATCACATCCCTCTCAATCTCAGGAGATGGAAAATTCTTCATTGTCAATCTTAACAGCCAGGAGATTCATATGTGGGATGTTGCTGGGAAATGGGAAAAGCCAAAGAAATATATGGGCCACAAGCAAAACAAGTATGTCATAAGGTCGTGCTTTGGTGGGTTGAATAGCACATTTATTGCTAGTGGTAGTGAGAATTCACAGGTACTCTCATTTCTCATCCAAGTTTCTGTCTTCCTAGTTTTGAGAGCGTGCCAGTGCATATATACTCAGAAAATACCAATCAATTTTTGTCCAATGAAGCAAATGGAACATTTAAAACTTTACGGTTATTCTTAGCAGGTCTATATTTGGAGCCGAAGAAATTCTAGGCCAATTGAGGTTTTGTCCGGGCATTCCATGACAGTGAACTGTGTAAGCTGGAATCCTTGTTGGCCGCGGATGCTGGCTTCTGCAAGTGATGATAATACAGTTCGTATATGGGGACCTAGTCGACCAAATAAGATGCAACTCCAGAAGCCTAGTTAAGAAAAGGATAACCATGGTTCAGATTTTCTGTATATAATTTCTTGTCCTCAACATGATTCATTCATGGGTTTGTAAAGTTATGGTGGCCCCTTCAAATTTTGGTCTACGTTTTCCTCGTGTAAATCTTCTTTTCCTTCTGTTTTCATCGTCTGGTTATCATTATCTAGTGCATTTTTCAGTCCATCTTTAAGATATTTTAAACAACAGTAAATATATGTTTAGTCATAACTTATAGCAGATACCTTTCTCTTCtctatgtatttaatattattctctgtatgattaaaaatatttccttcgaagtttttaattttgaagaatGTCATATGAAAGTTTTAAGTTTTCTATGGATTGATTATATCATAGTTTTAACAGATCTAGCAGatcaaagaataataatatttaaaaaaaataaaaataatccatATCTCATAGGACAAAAGTTTGGGGACCAGGTacttttataacaatttaaaaaataaatgatttaatttttattataaatattttatttatggttttaaactTTTACAGATTAGCTATTGTATTCTCAGTTTTAAAAAtactcatttttttatttaattgtcttCACAGTGTATCcctttttttaagataaaatatcaaaaattgagcaaaaaaataagataaaaaattaaaagtaataaaatgtaCAAATCTGTttataattgtaaaaaaattactagaaattgaaaagcatttatttatttattattataagtgGAATTTGAAAAGCATTACAACTAATGCgttattattaatgaaataatatattatattagttttttttatccttatctataaaaaaaaaaaattaagcatttaTCTGTTATAGtgcttaaaataaaaatttttaaaaaaaaaaaagaagctgaaACTAcagtaatagtttttttttttttttttttttaaagccgCAATAATAGACCAAAAAGCATGTTAAACACCATGTAAAACATATTTTAGGATTGTAACAGTAAAGCTACAGTTGGCCTAAACTGTCCCTCGTTATCTTATAGAAAACCCAAGATTAGATGCAAGGGCATTTTTGTCAAAAGGGAGGAATCCCTCCAGCTTGTCTCCTTCACAGCTCCTCTTTGGGTCGCCATAGCAGTGAAATCCAAAGGAAAACGcagagaaagagaggggaaatTCTTTCTCCCTcttaaagagagaaagagagagagatatacgCGGCCAcagctcttttattttttattttttcagacaaGTCGTCAAATTCAAGCTGCTGAATTTGAGCCCTAGCAAATTTTAcatgtttctctctctttaattctctcaaattttatcttttttttttttttaatctataaaatGCTTATGAAGAACCACTCAGTTAAAGATGAACCTTCACGGCAGCTTAATCAGAATCCTATCTCGTATCCGCCGTCGGATAATTCCCGCCACGGGTtagaaatttttaaatcatattgATTTTGAGCATTTCAttgatttgtttttcattttcctgCTGAAATTTGATttctgatttatttatttattttttttattttttttttggaatttggttCAAACTTTTTGAGAATTTGTGGTTCTCTTTGTTATGAATTGTGAGATCTCTGTAGCCTACTTGAATTTTGATACTAGATGTTTGAGAAGCATCTGATTCATAGAAGCTCCATGTCCTTAAAGGAAATTCATAAGCCTAGTGATGATCAGCCAACCAGGTGTCATTGCATGATTGCTATAAAATGATTCTAGTTTTCttaatagttaattaaattttagtgAGTAGTGTGAAGGACGGAGTTGCATATAATAATACTtagaatatgtatattttaatcGTTACTGAGGATTCATTATATGTTGGTTTTTAGTTGCAGATGTAAAAGGTTGTTGTTACAGTCGAGTTAGATGAACAACTTacctgagttttttttttttttttttttttttttttttttttgttaataatttccCTTCCTTTTGTCTGCATTAGACTTTTCAGTGGTTCTTGGATTAAGAAATGCATTTTTGGTTCAGTTATCTTTAGCACATAAGAATGAAGTGTTAAGAACCGACTTATATTGCATATACTCTTTATCAGTAAAATGTCTTTTAATCTGATTCGTTGAGATCTCAAACATTGTCAGTGGCAGAAACGTCTTTCGCTTGATAGCACAGAGAGAAATTTCTCCTACAACAAAATATGCTCCTGCAAGACAGCGGGGAGAAGCTTCAAAAAGGAAAGTGGGTTCTTTAACAGGGCCTAAAAGTGAAAGAGCAAGAGATGCAAGGCGTGGTCTTATCTCATGGTACTTGcaggctttatttatttatttatttatttatttttatttttttactcttcACCCTGTTTGGTGGGAAGCCAGTATATTGTCTGAGAGTGaacatgtttgtttttattttaggtTTTGAAAATGTGCAATGttgttttgaatattttatattttacttagGGTTGAAGCAGAGTCACTTCGGCATTTATCAGGCAGGTATTGTCCTCTAATGCCTCCACCAAGGTCAACTATAGCTGCAGCATTCAGTCCCGATGGAAGAACACTCGCCTCTACCCAGTAAGTTGTCAATTCTGTTTTGccatgttttaaaaatttcagcTTGTATTCATAACTGACTTATGTGTGGTTTGGATATTTTGCTGCTTGCAGTGGTGACCATACTGTAAAAATAATTGATTGTGAAACTGGTAGCTGCTTGAAAGTTTTGAGTGGTCATAGGAGGACACCTTGGGTGGTAAGTTTTGGTTATGCAGATATCCaccatatatcatttttttacttGCTCTCTCTCATATGgactctcttttctttttttttttctttttttggtgcaTCATGGTATATGATGTGCTAATCAAGAAGCAGAGTTTTGTCATTAGGAAGTTTGCTGGAAAAGCTTTATACAGCTTACATGATCTGTCCTTTTTATTTAATGTGGGATATATCATTGGGCATGGGATAAAACATTCCGTCATTCTGTTCTTGacacaatttttgtttttctgcaaGCTTCTTACTTCTTTCAGTGTAAATATTTGGCAATGGTATGAAATAAAGTCTCCATAATTCTTAGTTGTATCTGGTGTGCATTTATGGAAGCCTTGGGTTTGAACTTTGAGGATTTGCATTCAAGCCGCTTTATCTGTTAATTTAGGGGTGGACAAGCTGGGGAGGCTAGGAAAAGTAGACATAGATGGGCTTATTTATTTTGATCTCTTTTCAATGTGAAAAAGGTTTGAAGGGCTTTTACACATTAATAGGTGCGAGGTAAATCTCGTCTTTCTAGCTCTAGGTAGCAGCAATAGTTCCTATGGAGGTTGGtcaaacatctttttttttaaaagatggagttttcatttttggttttttcttttggttgatTGTATCATTTGCATTTCACTGAAGGCAAAATTATTTGAGGGCGTCTCTCCCTTATATAATTACTAATGGAGTTCTTACAGGTTAGGTTCCACCCATTATATCCAGAAATTGTTGCCAGCGGGAGTTTGGATCATGAAGTTCGGTTGTGGGATGCAAACACATCAGAGTGTATAGGATCTCGTGATTTCTGTAATTTCAACACTCAATGTCATTTATATGCTTCAGACATTaggattttctgttttttagtatttatttacctattacTGCATTTTATAGTATTTAGTATTTATGCATATGTTACCATTCTCATTGTGAAGATGTTTGCTTGGTATGTTTTACTCATAGATCGCCCTATTGCATCGATTGCTTTCCATGCTAAAGGGGAGCTTCTTGCTGTTGCTTCGGGTCACAAGGTATTAATTGTTACCATTCAAAGTTCTTGTGTAGGTTTATTATGCTTGATGCTTGTAGTTTTCATTATATTATGGTATTCAAGTATCCTTggtctttatttttggatatcaTGGTCCTACTGGTTGACATATGCTTCTGTTTCAGTTATACATATGGCACTACAACAAGAGAGGGGAGCCTTCCTCACCAACAATTATATTGAAGACACGGCGTTCACTTCGAGCTGTTCATTTTCATCCACATGCTGCACCATTTCTTTTAACCGCTGAGGTGAGTTATAAAAGGGTAGTTGTTGAATTGTTTACTCAAGCAATCATGTAGGTTACATTATTGAACTGATATGCAGGTCAATGATATTGACTCTTCAGATTCCTCGATGACACAAGCAACAACTCTGGGTTACTTACGATATCCTCCTCCTGCTGTTTTTGTGTCAAATGTTCACTCTGGTGACTGTCTTAGTTTGACTCCTGAACTGCCATTGATGTCCTTACCTTTGTTTGTGCCATCATCAAATGTTGATGATTCAAGAAGAGAATTGCAACAAACAATGCAACATATTGGGACGAGTAGCGTGCAAATGGATCCTTCTGCTTCAATACAGTTTCAAACAGATAGGCATACAGCAGAGCAAAATGATAACATGTTGTCTCCTATGGATACATCTTCATTGGTTCCTCCTTGTCATCCTGGTGCTGAAGGCACTGCAAACAATTCTCTTCTTAATGCAATGGGTATTGGTGCTTGTGACGTCAGATCAGATGCTATGGAGATTGATGAGATGCAGTCTGTAAGGAGAAGTTATAATGAAAGCTTTAATAACATAAGTAGTGTTAATGTTGATGGAGTATCTGAACGTGGTCAAAATCGCATAGGGTTTACTGAACTTGGCCAATTTCAACAGATTTCACCTGGTAGAGATCACGCTTATTGGGAGCTACCTTTTCTTCAAGGATGGTTGATGGGCCAAAGCCAAGTTGGCCTTCCCTCAATGTCTTCTTCTAATGGTGGTAATTTTGGGAATTCAAATCAACATGTGGTTTCTTCTAACTTAGCATATCATCAGTCAACTCATAATTTGGAGGGTGTGAGAACTTCTTCATCAAGGCCAGGTGGCATCAACCTGTCTGGGGTTTCAGGAAGGTCTGGCTTGCAACAGCGTTTTCCGCACATACGCTTCTCTGTATCTGAATCTGGTGATGGTCCTACCTCAATTGTGCTACATGATGGGAGTGATGCACAACTTATTATTAATAGGATCGAATCAGAAATTTCCACATCACTGGCTGCTGCTGCAGCTACAGAGTTACCTTGCACGGTGAAGCTAAGAGTGTGGTCACATGACATAAGAAATCCCTGTGCTCCACTCAATGCTGAAAGATGCTGCTTAACCATACCCCATGCAGTTCTTTGTAGGTATGTGGAAATAATGGAATTgctttttaacataatttatttcAGCATAAGCACTGTATGCTAGACAGATCTTTTGTCATGCATCAGCATAGCTTCAGTGACTTGGTGATGTCGCGTGTAAACCCAACATCTTTATGGGGTATGCACCATCAGTTAAGGGATTTTCTCCTTAATAGTGCCTTTTATGAATCCCAGTCTGTCTGTGTCCTTTCCTTTCTAGCTTATCTTAACTATGTTGTAACTTCTCTAAGCTGCATGAATGTTTGCAGTGAAATGGGTGCTCATTTCTCTCCTTGTGGGAAATTTTTAGCTGCCTGTGTTGCATGTACACTTCCTCATGGGGAAGTTGATAGTGGATTACAAACTCCACTCCATCAAGATTCTGGGGCAGCCAGTTCCCCTACCCGACACCCAATCTCAGCACACCAAGTGATGTATGAGCTGCGGATATATTCCCTTGAGGAGGCAACGTAAAGCTTCATTATCTTTTTCCACTCTTCTatgtcttaattttttttctccatatttTAGTTAAACTTGTGATTGTTTGTTTAACTTGTACAGATTTGGTTCTGTGCTTGTATCAAGAGCAATCAGAGCTGCCCATTGTTTGACTTCAATCCAGGTCAGTTTCATAGGTTCAGTATAACTGTTATCTGCTTTCATTGCGTGTGTTGACTAGTATTTTGTGTGACTTCCATATAAGTGATCTTATTTTAGATTAAGGGCTGCAGACCAACCATAGTAATGCCCTAAATGGTCAAGTCATATGGCTATGAATTatggtttttattctttttacttCTAGTTattctttgttaatttttcttggAGGTGGTTTTGCCAACCTGATTGTGTAATCAGCTTAAAGGGTAATATGATAGCCTTAGGGTGGGGAAGACTAATACAGTCTGCTACTTTCGCTTTAGCAGCTTGGGATTGTTTTTGTAACACCTCACCCACACTGATGCTTTCTTGCCTTGCAATTGGAATTTACAATTCTTGGGAGGGTAGCTCTATGTCAggattaatcatattttttggACCATGTGGATGCTGAACTTCTTGTGGAGAAATCTGTCTTAATAAATGTATTTATGGGTTTGTTATTCTTATGATTAACAATATGGTAGGGGAATCTGGGGACTCGATGATATGTTTTGCAGCATCTAGGTATCTTAGTTGATGATGAACCCTTTCATACCTGTTCAGTAGAAATTGAGTTTATGTTCATTTGGTACTTTTAATTAATCAGAATGCAAAAATTCATTCTTCTGTTTGTGGGAAATTCCAAAGATCGCATAGATTTTATTTGTTAAGAATAATGATAAAAGTTCATTATATTATGTCTTTCCTCCAGTTCTCACCCACTTCTGAGCACATATTACTTGCCTATGGTCGACGTCATGGTTCTCTTCTTAAAAGCGTAGTCATTGATGGGGAAACAACATTGCCAATTTATACTGTTCTGGAGGTAAACTTTCCACGTCTTTGTTTTACTgttgtataataataataaccttttcCTAACATgtcatgtttttattaattgagGTTGTTCATTAGTCAATGCTACgtgttaccaaaaaaattatcagactttctccaaaattttcgtaatatgaaaacaaacaaaaaaagtgtCCGGATAGTTTTTTGGGAAATAGACTCCAATCACTACTACCATATTGCTAGAATAAACATGATCTCAAATTGCTTTGCATGAgcgaaaagagagagagaaagaaattcactGCATACTCATCTAATTTCTCTCTTGAATGTATAGAATGTTGAACTGAGATCGACACTTTTGGAATGTGAGATCTGTACTGCAAGTTGTTGTTTTTGAATGCTCTCTGAGATGTAGACATAGTTTTCaaaccataaatttttatagttaaagGTGCTATTTTTAATCGATGGTTTGAATTTGAGTTCCAAGGTGTGAAGATCATGTCGTGTTGGAATGAGTAAATTAGAAGGTTAATACACGTTTGCTGTTGCAATCGAAATCAACCCCGACTGAGAGCACAGTTTGTGTATATGGAGggaattatttatgtttatatttctGATGAAAAATCTCGCTTGCATTAGCAAACACTAATTCTGCAGATTTCCAATTGATTCTaatcttggaaaaaaaatatattataagagCTGcagaacttaattttttgattgccAAATTGTCATTCGTATTGTTAGTTGATATGTTGATTGCCATtgttatgttttatttgttgaCCTGTTAGGtttcttaatttgtttggtCCTTCAGGTTTACAAAGTTTCGGATATGGAACTTGTGAGAGTGCTTCCTAGCGCAGAGGACGAGGTTAATGTTGCTTGCTTTCATCCTTTTGCTGGAGGTGGCCTGGTTTATGGGACCAaggttcttttgttttttcttttttttacatgCTCAGAAAAATTTCCTTATGTCAATTCTGTAGCCCTCTCTTCTCTATAATAGGTGAAGGAAGTTTTGTATTATCAATTTGTCCTTGAATTGCAAAACTAATTCTCCTACAAAATGTAGGAAGGGAAGCTTAGGATCTTCCAGTTTGGTGCTCATGAGGGACATTGCACCAGCAGAACAAATAACTTTCCAGAAGAA
This genomic interval carries:
- the LOC107426463 gene encoding WD repeat-containing protein WDS homolog isoform X2, producing MSSENLSSELGSKRLIKKHEFVRLIIQSLYSLGYGKSASSLEVESGVTYKSDDLELMESQILSGNWDGCIRTLDRFKNLMDETRASAMFLIFKQCILECLSHGDDSLALSVLRKQVSSLKVDRDEVHNLAHCILYMKELELGKTDDNVACEWRKKLLKELEKLLPPPFVLPERRLERLVESAVLAQIDSCMYHNSSDAVSLFVDHICGRDEIPTETVQVLDNGTLRLKHTLRSHQNPVSFVAWSPDDTMLLTCGNGEVLKLWDVNTGTLKHTFEDLGFVVSSCAWFPDSKRLVCGSSHPEKGISMCNCDGKEIKAWRGTRMPKILDLAVTPDGENLISIFSDKEIHILNIGTNAERVISEGHSITSLSISGDGKFFIVNLNSQEIHMWDVAGKWEKPKKYMGHKQNKYVIRSCFGGLNSTFIASGSENSQVYIWSRRNSRPIEVLSGHSMTVNCVSWNPCWPRMLASASDDNTVRIWGPSRPNKMQLQKPS
- the LOC107426463 gene encoding WD repeat-containing protein WDS homolog isoform X1 — protein: MSSENLSSELGSKRLIKKHEFVRLIIQSLYSLGYGKSASSLEVESGVTYKSDDLELMESQILSGNWDGCIRTLDRFKNLMDETRASAMFLIFKQCILECLSHGDDSLALSVLRKQVSSLKVDRDEVHNLAHCILYMKELELGKTDDNVACEWRKKLLKELEKLLPPPFVLPERRLERLVESAVLAQIDSCMYHNSSDAVSLFVDHICGRDEIPTETVQILTEHINEVWFVQFSNNGDYLASSSSDCTAIIWKVLDNGTLRLKHTLRSHQNPVSFVAWSPDDTMLLTCGNGEVLKLWDVNTGTLKHTFEDLGFVVSSCAWFPDSKRLVCGSSHPEKGISMCNCDGKEIKAWRGTRMPKILDLAVTPDGENLISIFSDKEIHILNIGTNAERVISEGHSITSLSISGDGKFFIVNLNSQEIHMWDVAGKWEKPKKYMGHKQNKYVIRSCFGGLNSTFIASGSENSQVYIWSRRNSRPIEVLSGHSMTVNCVSWNPCWPRMLASASDDNTVRIWGPSRPNKMQLQKPS
- the LOC107426465 gene encoding uncharacterized protein LOC107426465 isoform X2, yielding MLMKNHSVKDEPSRQLNQNPISYPPSDNSRHGGRNVFRLIAQREISPTTKYAPARQRGEASKRKVGSLTGPKSERARDARRGLISWVEAESLRHLSGRYCPLMPPPRSTIAAAFSPDGRTLASTHGDHTVKIIDCETGSCLKVLSGHRRTPWVVRFHPLYPEIVASGSLDHEVRLWDANTSECIGSRDFYRPIASIAFHAKGELLAVASGHKLYIWHYNKRGEPSSPTIILKTRRSLRAVHFHPHAAPFLLTAEVNDIDSSDSSMTQATTLGYLRYPPPAVFVSNVHSGDCLSLTPELPLMSLPLFVPSSNVDDSRRELQQTMQHIGTSSVQMDPSASIQFQTDRHTAEQNDNMLSPMDTSSLVPPCHPGAEGTANNSLLNAMGIGACDVRSDAMEIDEMQSISPGRDHAYWELPFLQGWLMGQSQVGLPSMSSSNGGNFGNSNQHVVSSNLAYHQSTHNLEGVRTSSSRPGGINLSGVSGRSGLQQRFPHIRFSVSESGDGPTSIVLHDGSDAQLIINRIESEISTSLAAAAATELPCTVKLRVWSHDIRNPCAPLNAERCCLTIPHAVLCSEMGAHFSPCGKFLAACVACTLPHGEVDSGLQTPLHQDSGAASSPTRHPISAHQVMYELRIYSLEEATFGSVLVSRAIRAAHCLTSIQFSPTSEHILLAYGRRHGSLLKSVVIDGETTLPIYTVLEVYKVSDMELVRVLPSAEDEVNVACFHPFAGGGLVYGTKEGKLRIFQFGAHEGHCTSRTNNFPEEKRAIVV
- the LOC107426465 gene encoding uncharacterized protein LOC107426465 isoform X1, which encodes MLMKNHSVKDEPSRQLNQNPISYPPSDNSRHGGRNVFRLIAQREISPTTKYAPARQRGEASKRKVGSLTGPKSERARDARRGLISWVEAESLRHLSGRYCPLMPPPRSTIAAAFSPDGRTLASTHGDHTVKIIDCETGSCLKVLSGHRRTPWVVRFHPLYPEIVASGSLDHEVRLWDANTSECIGSRDFYRPIASIAFHAKGELLAVASGHKLYIWHYNKRGEPSSPTIILKTRRSLRAVHFHPHAAPFLLTAEVNDIDSSDSSMTQATTLGYLRYPPPAVFVSNVHSGDCLSLTPELPLMSLPLFVPSSNVDDSRRELQQTMQHIGTSSVQMDPSASIQFQTDRHTAEQNDNMLSPMDTSSLVPPCHPGAEGTANNSLLNAMGIGACDVRSDAMEIDEMQSVRRSYNESFNNISSVNVDGVSERGQNRIGFTELGQFQQISPGRDHAYWELPFLQGWLMGQSQVGLPSMSSSNGGNFGNSNQHVVSSNLAYHQSTHNLEGVRTSSSRPGGINLSGVSGRSGLQQRFPHIRFSVSESGDGPTSIVLHDGSDAQLIINRIESEISTSLAAAAATELPCTVKLRVWSHDIRNPCAPLNAERCCLTIPHAVLCSEMGAHFSPCGKFLAACVACTLPHGEVDSGLQTPLHQDSGAASSPTRHPISAHQVMYELRIYSLEEATFGSVLVSRAIRAAHCLTSIQFSPTSEHILLAYGRRHGSLLKSVVIDGETTLPIYTVLEVYKVSDMELVRVLPSAEDEVNVACFHPFAGGGLVYGTKEGKLRIFQFGAHEGHCTSRTNNFPEEKRAIVV
- the LOC107426465 gene encoding uncharacterized protein LOC107426465 isoform X3, with amino-acid sequence MLMKNHSVKDEPSRQLNQNPISYPPSDNSRHGGRNVFRLIAQREISPTTKYAPARQRGEASKRKVGSLTGPKSERARDARRGLISWVEAESLRHLSGRYCPLMPPPRSTIAAAFSPDGRTLASTHGDHTVKIIDCETGSCLKVLSGHRRTPWVVRFHPLYPEIVASGSLDHEVRLWDANTSECIGSRDFYRPIASIAFHAKGELLAVASGHKLYIWHYNKRGEPSSPTIILKTRRSLRAVHFHPHAAPFLLTAEVNDIDSSDSSMTQATTLGYLRYPPPAVFVSNVHSGDCLSLTPELPLMSLPLFVPSSNVDDSRRELQQTMQHIGTSSVQMDPSASIQFQTDRHTAEQNDNMLSPMDTSSLVPPCHPGAEGTANNSLLNAMGIGACDVRSDAMEIDEMQSVRRSYNESFNNISSVNVDGVSERGQNRIGFTELGQFQQISPGRDHAYWELPFLQGWLMGQSQVGLPSMSSSNGGNFGNSNQHVVSSNLAYHQSTHNLEGVRTSSSRPGGINLSGVSGRSGLQQRFPHIRFSVSESGDGPTSIVLHDGSDAQLIINRIESEISTSLAAAAATELPCTVKLRVWSHDIRNPCAPLNAERCCLTIPHAVLCSIASVTW